A stretch of DNA from Anaerobacillus isosaccharinicus:
TACATTGGTTAATTAAGTAAGCAATCGCTTCTTTATTAGAAGTACCGCAGTTTCCACCTAACGCCCACGCTGATTCATATTCATAACTTTCAGTTCTTGTTTGATACTTTCCTTCTTTTACTTCAACTTCTTTCTTACAGGCAACTGGACAAGCATGACAAGTCGGTTCAGCTACTAACAATTCATCTCGGATAGCTTCACCACTGATTGCATCTGCTTCCTCAAAATACGTATCTTGAGAATTTTTGTAAGGAAGTGCTCCAACTTCATTCATTATGTTCATAAGTACGTTTGTACCATAGACAGATAATCCACCCTTATTTGGCGCTGTCAAAGCTCCTTCATTAATCGCAGTTAAACCTGCCTTAATTGCATCAGGATACTTTTCTGGTAGAGCCGGTTCTGGCATATTACCTCTTTGTGTGGCTTTAATAACGACTGCTTTTAAATTTTTTGATCCTGCAACAGCCCCAGTTCCACCACGACCAGATGCACGATCATCTTCATTCATCCAACCAGCATAACGGACAAGCTTTTCTCCACCTTGACCGATAGCCATTACACTCGTATCTTTTTGTCCATAAAGCTCTTGTAATGCATTTATCGTTTCACGTGTTGTCTTTCCCCATAAATTAGATGCATCTTTTAATTCAGCTTTGCCATCTTCTACATAAAGGTAAACTGGATTTTCACTTTTTCCGGTAAATATTAAGTTATCAAAACCTGCCCACTTCAACCTCGCTGCTGTCCATCCCCCCATGTGCGAATCTGTAACTGTTCCTGTTAACGGAGAACGTGTTACTGTACAAAGTCGTCCGCTCATATGGATTCTAGTTCCAGTTAGTGGACCAGTCATGATTGCAAGCATGTTGTCAGGAGAAAATGGTTCGACATTATATATTTGATTGTCAACCATATACTTAACTCCTAATCCCCTCGCTCCAACATACTTCTTCACATCAGCTTCATTCAGCTTGCGATACTCAACCCTACTATCTGTTAAGTTGACCCAAGCCTCATGATTACGATAACCACCTAATTGCATGAAAAACCCTCCCATTAAATAAAGTATGAAGCATTTAACTATTTCTCCAACAAATTCAAAAAATCCTCTTTATCCAACAAATCTTTTAAGATAAACTAGTTTTAAATCTACGCTTATAATTATTTATTTTTCAATACTAATAGAACAATAGGGAGTTCTGAAAATGGACAATTTTTCAAATAAGTATTCACGACAAGTACTGTTTTGGCCAGATGGTAAATTTAGTCAAGAAAGTCTAAGCAAAAAAATCGTTACAATCATCGGAATGGGTGCCCTTGGGACAGCGCTTTCTAACCATTTAGTTCGCGCAGGAATTGCTGAACTCCGAATTGTCGATCGGGACATTGTCGAAGAAAGTAATTTGCAACGGCAAATGCTTTTCGATGAAAAAGATGCCCGTGATCATATTCCAAAAGTAATTGCTGCAAAACAAAAGTTAAACTCTATTAACTCTGCAGTAAAGATCATTGATTTCCTTGAGGACGTAAACGCTACCAATATTGAATCTATTGTTACTGGATCGGATTTAATCTTAGACGGAACTGATAATATGAAAATAAGATTCCTCATTAATGATATTAGTATAAAATTAGGAATCCCATGGATATACGGTGGCGTAGTGCATTCTCGAGGAATGACGACAACAATTATTCCTAATAAAACACCTTGCTTTCGCTGCCTATTCCCTAATGCCGAAGCTGGCCACGGTGACACTTGTGATACTGTTGGAGTTTTAAGCACAGTTGTTCATGTCATTGCTTCTTATCAAGCAACTGAAGCATTCAAGCTATTAATTGGCGATGATTATTCATTAAGGCATGAAATGATTCAACTAGATGTCTGGAAAAATGACTTTGATGAATTCCCCTTTCAGAATTCATTAAACAAAGCATGTCCATGCTGTCAAAAAAGAAATTTTGACTTTTTAGAGAGCTCTACTTCAAGTTCACTAATCACTTCAATGTGTGGGCGAAATTCCATTCAAATCACACCAATGAATAGTTTTACAAAAATCAACTTTGACGATTTTTATAAGAAGTGGGAAAAAATTGGTGAAGTTAAAAAAACAGCATATTTACTTAGGCTTAAGTACGAGGAATACGATA
This window harbors:
- a CDS encoding ThiF family adenylyltransferase codes for the protein MDNFSNKYSRQVLFWPDGKFSQESLSKKIVTIIGMGALGTALSNHLVRAGIAELRIVDRDIVEESNLQRQMLFDEKDARDHIPKVIAAKQKLNSINSAVKIIDFLEDVNATNIESIVTGSDLILDGTDNMKIRFLINDISIKLGIPWIYGGVVHSRGMTTTIIPNKTPCFRCLFPNAEAGHGDTCDTVGVLSTVVHVIASYQATEAFKLLIGDDYSLRHEMIQLDVWKNDFDEFPFQNSLNKACPCCQKRNFDFLESSTSSSLITSMCGRNSIQITPMNSFTKINFDDFYKKWEKIGEVKKTAYLLRLKYEEYDISIFKNGRLLVQGTSDITTAKRLYSTLVGE
- a CDS encoding aldehyde ferredoxin oxidoreductase family protein; this translates as MQLGGYRNHEAWVNLTDSRVEYRKLNEADVKKYVGARGLGVKYMVDNQIYNVEPFSPDNMLAIMTGPLTGTRIHMSGRLCTVTRSPLTGTVTDSHMGGWTAARLKWAGFDNLIFTGKSENPVYLYVEDGKAELKDASNLWGKTTRETINALQELYGQKDTSVMAIGQGGEKLVRYAGWMNEDDRASGRGGTGAVAGSKNLKAVVIKATQRGNMPEPALPEKYPDAIKAGLTAINEGALTAPNKGGLSVYGTNVLMNIMNEVGALPYKNSQDTYFEEADAISGEAIRDELLVAEPTCHACPVACKKEVEVKEGKYQTRTESYEYESAWALGGNCGTSNKEAIAYLINQCNDYGIDTIELGHIFSLSMEAYEKGLIEDKIEWGDVDTMIAWVDKIINRDGIGDILAEGPGEAAAQFGNPDLAMVVKNQGIPAYDPRGVQGIGLAYATSNRGACHLRGYTIAAEIAGIPEAVDRFQVEGKGALLKIFQDLHAFSDSLDLCKFSSFSENADLYAQQYSAVVGIELTGDDIMKIGERVYNIERYFNNQAGFDGKDDTLPQRFLTEPATGNSAGSVSHLAEMLKEYNEVRGWEDGVVPPQKLKELDIEVSVGA